A single region of the Pontibacter kalidii genome encodes:
- a CDS encoding class I SAM-dependent methyltransferase, with protein sequence MNIRLQLFELEDQRWFPHVIRQGMLDFLRFMITRLNAYEAALPLLQELLERTHQRHITDLCSGAGGGIAAIREQLSQRMGNTVRVTLSDLYPNLDAYRYLQESADGAISFIPEPVDATAVPQSIKGVRTIFSSFHHFPPHLAKAILQDAADKRAAIGIFEGARKSWLELLLLWLFFPLVILLVTPFIRPFRLSRLFFTYILPLIPLGIIWDGTVSLLRIYTPEQLQRMASEVQTTNYTWRSGRTGAGPGKDVIYLIGYPEEF encoded by the coding sequence TTGAACATCCGCCTCCAACTTTTCGAGCTCGAAGACCAGCGCTGGTTCCCGCACGTTATCCGGCAGGGCATGCTCGACTTCCTGCGCTTTATGATTACGCGGCTGAATGCCTACGAAGCCGCGCTGCCGCTGCTGCAGGAACTGCTGGAGCGCACCCACCAGCGCCACATCACAGACCTTTGCTCCGGGGCAGGGGGCGGTATAGCCGCCATCCGGGAGCAGCTGAGCCAACGCATGGGCAACACCGTCCGCGTCACGCTCTCCGACCTTTACCCTAACCTCGACGCGTACCGATACCTGCAGGAGAGCGCAGACGGCGCCATCAGTTTTATACCTGAGCCCGTAGATGCCACGGCTGTGCCCCAAAGTATAAAAGGTGTGCGCACCATCTTCTCCTCCTTCCACCATTTTCCGCCGCACCTGGCCAAAGCTATCCTTCAGGACGCCGCCGACAAGCGCGCCGCCATCGGCATTTTTGAGGGGGCCAGGAAAAGCTGGCTGGAGCTGCTGCTACTGTGGTTGTTCTTCCCGTTGGTTATACTTCTGGTAACGCCCTTCATCCGGCCGTTCCGGCTCAGCAGGCTCTTTTTCACGTATATCCTACCACTTATACCATTGGGGATTATCTGGGACGGAACAGTGTCGCTGCTACGCATCTATACGCCGGAGCAGCTGCAGCGCATGGCATCAGAAGTACAAACAACAAACTATACCTGGCGCTCCGGCCGCACCGGTGCCGGCCCGGGAAAAGACGTGATATACCTGATCGGGTATCCGGAGGAATTTTGA
- a CDS encoding penicillin-binding protein 1A: protein MPKEQEKVQEPKTSSSIAHKVISFTWKIFFLGIAVVVGYLLSVEHNVLYLFGASPSLDRLENPRSDQASELYTSDGKLIGKYFRENRSPVTYKELSPQLVQALLATEDIRFYEHAGIDPEAIVSALYGTFQGEARGASTITQQLAKNLYKTRTDDSKGVLGHVPGLSIVISKTKEWLTAIKLEQRYTKEEILTMYLNTVDFGSNSFGIKVAAKTFFNTSPEKLKMEEAAVLVGLLKAPTYYSPRFNPENATRRRNVVLGQMVKYGYLDKTEADSLSQEPLVLDYNVENHYDGPATYFRGAVADYLQEWCKDNGYDLYRDGLKVYTTIDSRMQAHAEAAMEEQMRKLQRRFDNHWKGKNPWVDEKNREIPGFIETTIKRTAYYKRLQKKYGDDIQAINKELNRPREMKVFTWDNDSLEKTVTMSPLDSLAYYKHFLHGGMMTMDPFSGHIKAWVGGINYKYFKYDHVKQARRQPGSTFKPFVYVAAIDNGYSPCDKIVDQRVTINYVEKGEKKSWSPNNADWEYTGAPMTLRRGMGKSVNSVTAQLTEKIGWETVVKYAHKLGIKSPLQAVPSIGLGPSDVSVFEMVGAYSTFPNYGFHTEPMFITRIEDQNGNLLHQFTPKQEKVLSEETAFLMMHMLKGGMEEPGGTSQALWEYDLWKGNEIGGKTGTSSNHSDGWFMGVTKDLVTGVWVGGEDRSIHFRTSQLGEGSKTALPVFGLYMERIYQDKDLGYTMGRFPKPTVKISKKYNCTTVLPKQTMPDSTQMDSILELLNVGDIL, encoded by the coding sequence ATGCCGAAGGAGCAAGAGAAAGTACAAGAGCCTAAAACATCATCATCCATAGCCCATAAGGTAATAAGCTTTACCTGGAAAATATTTTTCCTGGGGATTGCTGTGGTGGTGGGCTACCTGCTGAGCGTGGAGCACAACGTGCTGTATCTGTTTGGCGCATCCCCGAGCCTGGACAGGCTGGAGAACCCGCGCTCCGACCAAGCCTCCGAGCTGTATACTTCCGACGGCAAGCTGATCGGCAAGTACTTCCGGGAGAACCGCAGCCCCGTAACCTACAAAGAGCTGTCGCCGCAACTGGTGCAGGCGCTGCTTGCCACCGAGGATATCCGCTTTTATGAGCATGCCGGCATCGACCCGGAGGCGATCGTATCGGCGTTGTACGGCACCTTTCAGGGGGAGGCGCGCGGGGCGAGCACTATTACCCAGCAGTTGGCCAAGAACCTCTACAAAACCCGCACCGACGACTCCAAAGGCGTGCTGGGCCACGTTCCCGGACTCAGCATCGTGATCTCCAAAACCAAGGAGTGGCTTACGGCCATTAAGCTGGAGCAACGCTACACCAAAGAGGAGATCCTGACGATGTACCTGAACACGGTGGACTTTGGCTCCAACTCCTTTGGTATAAAGGTAGCGGCCAAGACTTTCTTCAACACCTCACCGGAGAAGCTGAAGATGGAAGAAGCCGCCGTGCTGGTGGGGCTGCTGAAGGCCCCGACCTACTACAGCCCCCGCTTTAACCCCGAAAACGCCACCCGCCGCCGCAACGTGGTGCTGGGGCAGATGGTAAAGTACGGCTACCTGGATAAGACCGAAGCAGACTCGCTGAGCCAGGAGCCGCTGGTGCTGGATTACAACGTGGAGAACCATTACGACGGCCCTGCGACCTATTTCAGGGGAGCCGTGGCCGATTACCTGCAGGAGTGGTGCAAGGACAACGGTTACGACCTCTACCGCGACGGGCTGAAAGTATACACGACCATCGACTCCAGGATGCAGGCCCACGCCGAGGCAGCCATGGAGGAGCAGATGCGTAAGCTGCAGCGCCGCTTCGATAACCACTGGAAAGGCAAGAACCCGTGGGTGGATGAGAAGAACCGCGAGATACCAGGCTTTATCGAGACAACCATCAAGCGCACCGCCTATTATAAGCGCCTGCAAAAGAAGTACGGCGACGATATACAGGCGATAAACAAGGAACTGAACCGCCCGCGCGAGATGAAGGTCTTTACCTGGGACAACGACTCGCTGGAGAAGACCGTGACGATGAGCCCGCTGGATTCGCTGGCTTACTACAAGCACTTCCTGCATGGCGGCATGATGACCATGGATCCCTTTTCAGGGCACATCAAGGCCTGGGTGGGGGGCATCAACTACAAGTATTTTAAGTACGACCACGTGAAACAGGCGCGCCGCCAGCCGGGCTCCACCTTCAAGCCGTTCGTTTATGTGGCCGCTATAGACAACGGTTACTCGCCCTGCGACAAGATCGTGGACCAGCGCGTCACCATCAACTACGTGGAAAAGGGCGAGAAGAAAAGCTGGTCGCCGAATAATGCCGACTGGGAGTATACGGGCGCCCCGATGACGCTTCGCCGGGGGATGGGCAAATCGGTGAACTCTGTAACGGCCCAGCTGACTGAGAAGATAGGATGGGAAACGGTGGTAAAGTACGCCCACAAGCTGGGCATCAAGAGCCCGCTGCAGGCGGTGCCCTCGATAGGCCTTGGTCCAAGCGACGTGTCTGTCTTCGAGATGGTAGGCGCCTACAGTACTTTTCCCAACTACGGGTTCCATACCGAGCCGATGTTCATCACCCGCATCGAGGACCAGAACGGCAACCTGCTGCACCAGTTCACGCCCAAGCAGGAGAAAGTGCTGAGTGAGGAGACCGCTTTCCTGATGATGCACATGCTGAAGGGAGGCATGGAGGAGCCGGGCGGCACCTCGCAGGCACTGTGGGAGTACGACCTCTGGAAGGGCAATGAGATAGGTGGCAAAACCGGTACCAGCTCCAACCACTCTGACGGTTGGTTTATGGGCGTAACCAAAGACCTGGTGACGGGCGTGTGGGTTGGCGGCGAGGACCGCAGCATCCACTTCCGTACCTCACAGCTGGGCGAGGGCTCTAAAACAGCGCTGCCGGTGTTTGGGCTATACATGGAGCGTATTTACCAGGACAAGGACCTGGGCTATACCATGGGCCGCTTCCCGAAGCCTACCGTAAAGATCAGCAAGAAGTATAACTGCACCACCGTGCTGCCGAAGCAAACCATGCCAGACTCCACGCAGATGGACTCTATACTGGAACTGCTGAATGTGGGGGATATTCTGTAA
- a CDS encoding TIGR01777 family oxidoreductase, which translates to MPGKILITGGSGLVGMRLSELLIDQGYEVAHLSRDPDKVSTYKTFKWDVKAGHIDESALTYADYIVNLAGASIAAEKWTDERKKELLHSRVDSLNLLHKCLSQSEHHVKGFISVSGKDIYGDSGDQLVSEESTYGDDFLAEVCKAWEAAAWQMRDLGLRTVILRLGIVLSIKGGALPLMARPVKMMAGAPLGSGKQYMSWIHIDDLCRLFIRAIEDTQFEGVYNAVAPHPVTNKEFTKELAEAMNKPLVLPKVPAFAINLMMGEMSEVVLASQRVSANKVLQTGFTFEYNYLEDALDSFYEEEED; encoded by the coding sequence ATGCCAGGAAAAATACTCATAACAGGAGGCTCGGGATTAGTAGGGATGCGTTTATCGGAGCTGCTGATAGACCAGGGCTACGAGGTGGCGCACCTTAGCCGCGACCCCGACAAGGTATCTACCTACAAAACTTTTAAATGGGATGTAAAGGCAGGCCATATTGATGAGAGCGCCCTCACCTATGCCGACTACATCGTGAACCTGGCTGGCGCCAGCATCGCCGCTGAAAAGTGGACCGATGAGCGCAAGAAAGAGCTGCTGCACAGCCGCGTGGACAGTTTAAACCTGCTCCACAAGTGCCTGAGCCAGTCGGAGCACCACGTCAAAGGCTTCATTTCTGTGTCGGGTAAGGATATCTACGGCGACTCCGGGGACCAGTTAGTGTCTGAGGAGAGCACCTACGGCGATGATTTCCTGGCGGAAGTATGCAAGGCCTGGGAGGCAGCAGCCTGGCAGATGCGCGACCTGGGTCTGCGCACGGTTATCCTGCGGCTGGGCATCGTGCTGAGCATAAAGGGAGGCGCCCTGCCCCTGATGGCCCGGCCCGTGAAGATGATGGCGGGCGCTCCGCTTGGATCCGGCAAGCAGTACATGTCCTGGATTCATATTGATGACCTGTGCCGCCTGTTTATCCGCGCCATTGAGGACACGCAGTTTGAGGGGGTGTACAATGCCGTAGCGCCGCACCCGGTTACCAACAAAGAATTTACAAAAGAGCTGGCAGAGGCCATGAATAAGCCCCTGGTGCTGCCCAAGGTGCCTGCCTTTGCTATTAACCTGATGATGGGCGAGATGAGCGAGGTGGTGCTGGCCAGCCAGCGCGTAAGCGCCAACAAGGTGCTGCAGACCGGCTTCACGTTTGAGTATAACTACCTGGAGGATGCCTTGGATTCGTTTTATGAGGAAGAGGAAGACTAA
- the folE gene encoding GTP cyclohydrolase I FolE, producing MKLKETLWNIMDNHDLENEEAMDDHVMSSLETPMRADAFDLSDDEKITIIEGHFREIMHTLGLDLKDDSLKGTPHRVAKMYVKEIFSGLHPDNKPHARRFENKYKYNKMLVERDITVYSSCEHHFVPIIGKAHVAYIPNEHVIGLSKLNRIVHYYARRPQVQERMTMQIANELKQALQTENVAVLIEADHLCVMSRGVNDVSSSTITAEYSGLFEQEQYRTEFLGHIRTKR from the coding sequence ATGAAACTGAAAGAAACTTTGTGGAATATAATGGATAACCACGACCTGGAGAACGAAGAGGCGATGGACGACCACGTGATGAGCTCTTTGGAGACGCCCATGCGCGCTGACGCGTTTGACCTTTCCGACGACGAGAAAATCACCATCATTGAGGGGCACTTCCGCGAGATCATGCACACGCTGGGCCTGGACCTGAAGGACGACAGCCTAAAGGGCACGCCGCACCGTGTGGCCAAGATGTACGTGAAGGAGATCTTCAGCGGCCTGCACCCGGACAATAAGCCGCACGCGCGCCGCTTCGAGAACAAGTATAAGTATAACAAAATGCTGGTGGAGCGCGACATTACGGTGTACTCCTCCTGCGAGCACCACTTTGTCCCGATTATTGGAAAGGCACACGTGGCCTATATCCCGAACGAGCACGTAATCGGGCTTTCTAAACTCAACCGCATTGTGCACTACTATGCCCGCCGCCCGCAGGTGCAGGAGCGCATGACCATGCAGATAGCCAACGAGTTGAAGCAGGCGCTGCAGACAGAGAACGTGGCCGTGCTGATAGAGGCCGACCACCTGTGCGTGATGAGCCGCGGTGTGAACGATGTGAGCAGCAGCACCATTACGGCGGAATACTCAGGCTTGTTTGAGCAGGAGCAATACCGCACGGAGTTTCTGGGCCACATCCGCACCAAACGTTAA
- a CDS encoding 6-pyruvoyl trahydropterin synthase family protein: protein MRVTVCRKEHFNAAHRLHNPAWTEEQNSAVFGLCNNPHYHGHNYELIVKLTGPVDPETGYVYDMKKLSDLVKEEVISKFDHRNLNLDTAEFRELNPTAENIAVVIWNKLRGKISPDYELAVQLYETERNFVEYNG, encoded by the coding sequence ATGAGAGTAACCGTTTGCCGGAAGGAACACTTCAACGCCGCGCACAGGCTGCACAACCCCGCCTGGACGGAGGAGCAGAACAGCGCGGTTTTCGGACTGTGCAACAACCCCCACTACCATGGGCACAACTATGAGCTGATCGTGAAGCTGACGGGCCCTGTAGACCCCGAGACCGGGTATGTGTACGACATGAAGAAGCTGAGCGACCTGGTAAAGGAGGAGGTGATTAGCAAGTTTGACCACCGGAACCTGAACCTGGATACTGCCGAGTTCCGGGAGCTGAACCCAACCGCCGAGAACATAGCGGTAGTGATCTGGAACAAACTACGTGGCAAGATCAGCCCCGATTACGAATTAGCAGTACAACTGTATGAAACTGAAAGAAACTTTGTGGAATATAATGGATAA